The Brachypodium distachyon strain Bd21 chromosome 4, Brachypodium_distachyon_v3.0, whole genome shotgun sequence nucleotide sequence GAATTAACTGCTGAACTGACTTAATGAATATTCAGAAGCTTCAATAGCCTAATCACTCTTTTGCTGAAAAACAGTGAAACTCAACTGTTCTGGTGAAACACAAGCAGgttcacatttttttcctgGGCATTTCATCATAAAAATGAGTATCTCATCAACAAGATACACATCATTCAGATTTAGGCTTCAAGTACAAGTTTCTGGAACATAAGAGATTCTGACAAAAGCCAAGAAAACAGACATGCTAGGTTTATTCGCGAATACATGTCGAGTGACTCCCGGCTTAACTGCATTGTTCCTACTGCCTTAAACTACGACACATGAATCGCCATATACTGGACTGGTTCCCGCTCTCAGCAACAGAGGCCTTCTCTATAGATCCGGCATGCCAAGCCCAGCTTTCGCATCATAGGTCTTCTCCAGCACATGCTCGAATGGTGTATCCTTTGGGCCAGCTGCAGgattggaaaagaaaattagtTCCATTACATGCGAACATTTCACATGTGGGGGTAAACAATTGAAGCATCACAAGTCAGTTAACTCTTCTTTAAAGAGAAGAACTATTACACACTTGAAAAGCAACTAATAATTAGCACAAACACTGTATTTATGAAACATACGTGATGTGGGTCTCGgcttttttctctccttcaaAATTTCTGGCCGAGGTATCACAGCACCAGATGCATACATTCCTCTGGAGACCCTGACTTTAGTGCCATCTTCCAAATACTTGTATCCAGTCTTACATGGTTTCCTGCAGTCAACGTTGTGTTGAAAAGTATCTGTTAGTAAAACGCGGAAGAAAATAGAAATTTATATCTCTAGGGAATAAAGTTATTATAAGATAGTCAAGTATCATACCCAGTGACTGGATCAATTACTTGTACGTTTGAAACATGAAGTGGAGCTTCAATTGAAAAGATCCCGCCTGTATGTCCTTCCCCTTGCTTGATATGCTTCTTAACCTGAAATGTAGTCACAAACGATTATTTAATCATGTTACTCGTATTCACGATAAACAGGCAAGTATACAACATGGTAGATATAGAAAGATTTAACAAAGACAAAGATTAGTTTACAATTCCTGTTTGATATCGATTGTAGTAAATTTCTCACCATGCACAATTTAATCTGGTTTTAGCGCACTGAGTTAGTATTAGGTAATTTATTTGTTATGGGCTTATGGCATGTACACCATAAtcaacgacacttattatggtgtactactaaatcaacgacacttattatggatcggagggagtatcttttttCAAAGGGGTTTACTGTCAGTTTAACAGCTCATTACAAGTAAAAAATGTAGTGGAGTGAGGGATCATGCAGCACACCACAGTAACAATTTGGTACAAATTATATACAAACTGCTCAAACATACATAAACAACTCCGCAACAGATATTGCCAGGTCTGTTTTGCTACCCCTTACCTACCTGTTTAAAGTGGTTTCTCCAGCCATCAAAACAAACCGTAAGTGCAACTGTTATTGTTTGGCTTCTAACCAAGCTTTGAGCATAAAGCCAACCTCCATATGTATGACACAAGTAGGCCATCCTACTAGTAATATGTGCTTCCTTCCTACTTACGCTATCCTTGTGCCTCAATGGGCAGTGAGTAGAGTTAGATTCACATTTACTATACACAGATCCAAATTCATAAAATTGTGTCCCAGTGCaaaaagttttttgttttggcactaggatttcatttcatcaaTCACACAGTTAAAGCACCAGGCAGCTGCAACACTAGCCTGAACACTGAACAATTAGCACGCAGAAATTAACACAGACAAGGGCCCCTTTCAGTTTGAATGCCATGGAAATTTCAACAAACACCTGAAGTGCAACATTCAGGGCACATATCACACTGTATTTACCCCAAGCCCACAATGAAGTAGACAGTTCTACGCAAATGAGCGAGCACGGGTACTCTGATGAAACGCATATTCCACACCCCTTTTCCTCATCAAACAGTGCAACACTGAGGCTAAAATTAAAGAACAGACTAGAGACATCTAAAGCAGTTAAATTTATTCAGGAGACATGTCCATGAGAGCTCCGCTTGAACCCGAAGCAACATTTGACAAAGAGAAGATGGAACATGGGCAGAAGAGGTGTGTGTAAACAACAACAGCTTTGAGAGATTATTACCAGATTCTTGCCCTCGACGATGACGCGATTCTG carries:
- the LOC100842078 gene encoding uncharacterized protein LOC100842078, coding for MGWKAAEKLIRHWKILRGDNVMIIRGKDKGESGLIKRVIRSQNRVIVEGKNLVKKHIKQGEGHTGGIFSIEAPLHVSNVQVIDPVTGKPCKTGYKYLEDGTKVRVSRGMYASGAVIPRPEILKERKKPRPTSPGPKDTPFEHVLEKTYDAKAGLGMPDL